AAAATGGCGAAAAGGTTATTAAATTAGACCCAGGATTAGCTTTTGGTCCAGGTTCTCATCCAACAACAAAACTTGTTTTAGTCTATTTCAAAGACTTTACAGGAAAAGATGTTATAGATATAGGATGCGGAAGCGGTATTTTAGGTATCGCTGCATCTTATTTGGGTGCAAAATCTGTTTATATGTGTGATATAGATCCACAAGCAGTTCAATCTACAAAATCTAATTTGCTCCTTAATGATGTAGATTTATCTACAATTGAAGTTGAGGAAGCTGATTTATTAAAGACAGATAGAAAGGCAGACGTCATTGTTTCTAATATGACAGCAGAAATTCTAAATAGACTTGCACCATACATAATGGATCATTTAAATCCACATGGCGAAGTTATTATTTCAGGAATTCTTGCAGATAGAGTTGATGAAGTAATAAAAAATTATGAGGCAATTGGATTAACGTTAGTCGAGGTTCAATCCGAAACCGAATGGAAAGGACTTAAATTTATATGGAAATAAAGAGATTTTTTGTAACTCCA
The Clostridiales bacterium DNA segment above includes these coding regions:
- a CDS encoding 50S ribosomal protein L11 methyltransferase, with protein sequence NGEKVIKLDPGLAFGPGSHPTTKLVLVYFKDFTGKDVIDIGCGSGILGIAASYLGAKSVYMCDIDPQAVQSTKSNLLLNDVDLSTIEVEEADLLKTDRKADVIVSNMTAEILNRLAPYIMDHLNPHGEVIISGILADRVDEVIKNYEAIGLTLVEVQSETEWKGLKFIWK